The genomic stretch TacgtttagatttttttggacaaatttctcAAATCAGGATAGAATGTCGAGGTTTGAACCTTCCACCTGTACTCTTGGCTTAATAGTAAACATATTATTTAAGAAATCGTAACATGTGTTTTGTTACCATATATAACCAAATTGTCTCCAAAATTAACATCTTAACTTTCAAGAATATTAATTGAGATCTTATATTGCATTCAAGTTTTCCCCATTTTGTACGAATAAAATAGGTTATGGATTAGTCATTTAAATTGTTGCATGTAtatatttgtttcgcgaaaaattttatgaagtataaaatacttttcatgaaatcatttaaaaattggttaatttttatttatttgatggTATATTGGAAAGTGAGACTAAAAACATCTATGGATTTTTTAATCTCATTGATGGAAATAAATCTCCTCAATATAATGAATATAAATTCCTCATAATGATATTGTAAGTCATATAGTGtaagttatttttatttctttgataAAATGTAAGgtcaattacatcaaatatcaAAAGACATcataaaagagaaataaaatataaaaaatgtcaataaaataaaaaaaaatcgaaaaatgattttttctattcATAATTgagaattcatttttctaattttaagtaCTACTATTTcctttgataataatttatttttactaacttattattttttgaaaaatcagatatacaaaagataaaaaaatttaatttgagaaaatatatttttaacgAAATAAACACACTTGTTAATTGAAGATATATAGCCGGTAAGCATGCGTCATTTTTCAATAAGGGATTGAGAGTGAGGATGCCTGTATTATAGATGCGGGTTCAATTCTGATGGGACAGATAAAAagaattaatatatatatatatatatatatatatatatatatctttggtttgtttttttttttgtcaatatatatattggttCGGCGGCACCGAAAACAAGCACGGCGTACTAATCCGACGCACACCAACAACCACACCATTTGAAGTTGAACCCtcgctctctcgctcgctcCGCAACTCCTTTTCCTCTTATCCCTCTTCGTTTTCTCCTCCCGCAACAGCATTTCGCCAAATACGAATTCAACCACCCAAGAACAACTCCCCAAAGAAGCAGATATGAAGGCGTCTCTGAAGGGGAAGTACGACCTGGACAAGAACGGCGCCGCCGCCACCATCGGGGTCAGCGCCGGCGAGCTCAAGCTCCGGGCCTCCATCACTGACGGCACCGTCGTCAAAGGCCCCAGCATGAACGGCCTGGTCCTCGCCGTCGAGAAGCCTGGGTTCTTCATCGTGGACTACAACGTCCCCAAGAAGGTCGGGTTTTATTCTCCTCTTCTTACTCGCTAATTTGCAAAATTTCCGAACTTCCGTTAGTTACTGGCGTTGGTGACAAATGGGTGGCTAGGTTCACCGTTTGGATGCGGAGAAACTGGTTGAGCGAAATTATTGTATGGGCTATTTAGGCTTAGGCTTTGCGAAATTCAAGCTTGAAGTTCAGTAATTTTAAGCTGATTACTGGGTTTTGTGGTTATTAATTACCTTGTTATTGCATTCTGTCCCGTAGGACTTTAGGTTCCAGTTCATGAATTCGGTCCGAATTGCCGAGAAGCGGTTGAATATGACATACATCCACAGCCAGGGCGATAACCGGACGATTCTTGAAGGGGCACTTGTGATCGATCCGGCTAATAAGTTATCGGCGAATTACTTGCTTGGTCCAGGGAATTGCAAGTTGAAGTACACTTATGTCCATAGAGGGGTGACTACATTTGAGCCTTCTTATGATCTGTCGAAGAATGCGTGGGATTTTGCAGTTGCAAGGAATGTATATGGGGATGATGTGCTCAAGGCGACTTACCAGACCACGAGCAAGGCGTTGGGGCTGGAGTGGTCGAGGAATACAAATTTGAATGGGTGTTTCAAGGTAAGGGTTTATTTGTTGGTATTTGTAATTCTGAGATGCTATCGAAAAGAGATTTTGCTCTCCTAATTTGATAGGAACCTAGAATATAAAGGCCTTAAGCTTGGCGTGATAAGTATTTAAAGTTGCATTTCCGTTACAAAATAGAACCAAGATATAGTGTGTGGCCtctaatatgaaaatgttctgAAGATCGT from Rhodamnia argentea isolate NSW1041297 chromosome 2, ASM2092103v1, whole genome shotgun sequence encodes the following:
- the LOC115726394 gene encoding outer envelope pore protein 24A, chloroplastic gives rise to the protein MKASLKGKYDLDKNGAAATIGVSAGELKLRASITDGTVVKGPSMNGLVLAVEKPGFFIVDYNVPKKDFRFQFMNSVRIAEKRLNMTYIHSQGDNRTILEGALVIDPANKLSANYLLGPGNCKLKYTYVHRGVTTFEPSYDLSKNAWDFAVARNVYGDDVLKATYQTTSKALGLEWSRNTNLNGCFKISASLNLNEESKVPKLTAESTWNFDM